In the genome of Parus major isolate Abel chromosome 2, Parus_major1.1, whole genome shotgun sequence, one region contains:
- the LOC107214225 gene encoding endogenous retrovirus group K member 6 Gag polyprotein-like has translation MGSALSQAEKDVYRTFKFKLAAQEKQFCKKKLKDIVKWAFKNFPDATAPMVYKSEFWDSVGTKLYDLATKRDKATAELLPVFRAVYETLRAEERDQKINTKETKETEIANPLTSTLSPNPTVGTREWSPNTECCIKAEELVAEEKSQTILPLLCSFPSSPSDFPVDGLQDNKDQLISSPPYSLYPNPVCTPRPHSPILSTFLPTCTVAKQNGVEDLASQCSQLAPKMAAGHSPASSYPSQDSASGPTPSTPGHAPSGAGHASLLGAGTSPLSHTPSGETGTPPTWVPEGPASKMAAPTLLAPHPSPKPRHMHKLHSNKELSTVSHSSFSSNSYLKNLHLPESREDPWAKIRKAAVKEGEWGLVSKMSAFPLCYRRGRVSEWEPLAYGEVKELCKAARECGRQSPHFQNLMSATLAAHVLIPHDMKYIMAMLLSPTEYTLWEIGWKRLLNQMLWDHHGDQAWRELTIEHIAGEGAHSDPDDQAAVLTQPVLNEIKEAARKAMIQVPDGSRPDFDFADVRQDPNEPYIKFLDRLKLALDRQILLERAKEELLKRLAVANANEQCKRVLRTLPIDPEPTIPEMVEACDRLVTPGYAANIQAQAFAQALATFQNSSRDPQNQPCFNCGDRGHWQKDHNQTKRRPFARPCKHQLTNKPSLKQGKVPRFQGSGKLSVGQRCTMTKVSLSPVPGTIGGQEAASFHHH, from the coding sequence ATGGGATCAGCTCTGTCCCAGGCAGAGAAGGATGTTTATCGTACCTTTAAGTTCAAATTGGCTGctcaggaaaaacaattttgcaaaaagaaattaaaggacATTGTAAAATGGGCTTTCAAGAACTTTCCAGATGCTACAGCACCCATGGTGTATAAATCAGAATTCTGGGACTCTGTTGGCACCAAATTATATGACCTTGCTACGAAAAGAGACAAGGCAACAGCAGAACTGCTACCTGTATTTAGAGCTGTCTACGAGACTTTGAGAGCCGAGGAGAGAgaccagaaaataaatacaaaagaaacaaaagagacTGAGATAGCCAATCCCCTTACCTCTACCCTTAGCCCAAACCCTACGGTGGGAACACGAGAGTGGAGCCCTAATACAGAGTGTTGCATAAAGGCAGAGGAACTGGTAGCCGAGGAGAAATCTCAGACTATTCTCCCCCTTTTgtgctccttcccttccagcccctcaGACTTTCCAGTGGATGGGCTTCAAGATAACAAGGACCAACTTATCTCAAGTCCTCCCTACTCCCTATACCCTAATCCTGTGTGCACTCCTCGTCCCCACTCTCCTATCCTCTCTACTTTCTTACCCACATGCACTGTAGCAAAACAAAATGGCGTCGAGGATCTAGCAAGTCAATGCTCCCAACTAGCACCTAAAATGGCCGCTGGGCACTCTCCAGCCTCCTCCTACCCTTCCCAAGACTCCGCCTCAGGGCCCACCCCTTCCACTCCAGGCCACGCCCCTTCTGGGGCAGGCCACGCCTCCCTTCTGGGGGCAGGAACTAGCCCCTTAAGCCACACCCCTTCTGGGGAAACCGGAACACCTCCCACATGGGTTCCGGAAGGGCCCGCCTCCAAGATGGCGGCACCCACGCTACTAGCACCACACCCTAGCCCAAAGCCTCGACACATGCATAAGCTTCACTCAAATAAAGAGCTTTCTACTGTGTCACATAGTTCCTTCTCCTCCAACTCATACCTCAAAAATCTACATCTTCCAGAGTCCCGAGAAGATCCATGGGCTAAGATTAGGAAGGCTGCAGTAAAAGAAGGGGAGTGGGGCCTGGTATCAAAAATGTCAGCATTCCCACTATGCTATAGAAGAGGGAGAGTTTCTGAGTGGGAGCCACTTGCCTATGGTGAGGTAAAGGAATTGTGCAAGGCTGCACGGGAGTGTGGAAGGCAATCACCACACTTTCAAAACCTGATGTCAGCAACATTAGCAGCTCATGTCCTAATACCACACGACATGAAATATATAATGGCAATGCTCCTGTCCCCCACTGAATACACCTTGTGGGAGATAGGGTGGAAAAGACTACTTAATCAAATGTTGTGGGACCACCACGGGGATCAGGCTTGGAGGGAATTAACCATTGAGCACATTGCTGGGGAGGGAGCTCATAGTGACCCTGATGATCAAGCTGCAGTTTTAACACAGCCAGTactaaatgaaattaaagaggCTGCAAGGAAAGCCATGATCCAAGTCCCAGATGGCTCTAGACCAGACTTTGATTTTGCAGATGTCCGCCAAGACCCAAACGAACCATATATAAAATTTTTGGACCGATTAAAATTAGCCTTGGACAGGCAAATTTTGCTTGAAAGGGCAAAAGAAGAGCTGCTGAAAAGATTAGCTGTGGCAAATGCTAATGAACAATGTAAAAGGGTATTACGTACATTACCCATTGACCCAGAGCCTACAATACCCGAGATGGTTGAAGCGTGTGATCGTCTGGTAACCCCTGGATACGCTGCAAACATCCAAGCCCAAGCCTTTGCTCAAGCTTTAGCAACATTTCAGAACAGCTCTCGAGATCCACAAAACCAACCTTGCTTTAATTGTGGGGACCGAGGGCATTGGCAAAAGGATCATAATCAGACCAAGAGAAGGCCATTCGCTAGGCCCTGTAAGCATCAGTTAACTAACAAACCATCTCTCAAGCAGGGGAAGGTTCCTCGTTTCCAGGGAAGTGGGAAATTGAGTGTGGGGCAGCGATGCACAATGACAAAAGTCTCCCTGTCACCTGTGCCTGGAACCATTGGCGGCCAGGAAGCCGCTTCCTTCCACCATCACTAA